A genomic segment from Pirellulales bacterium encodes:
- a CDS encoding PEP-CTERM sorting domain-containing protein, whose protein sequence is MVKFIAGVAGICALATSGRAIAAPVTYTINSALSSLQVSVASQGTPLTYAQFTGSDTASLSGALGVDTTGGNISISSAPGSIAFSSQSGIYPDAAGGNPANGTTSPLPDLAPNDPNVGNTQTANYGLVLVVPADPTDPTQIYNLNTAAIAGYAAIDSALASLNGMSVLTGGTFDTTGLTVSTDAGNLDYNLNAGNGDFNPPDQNFQTGTAFQNGTTGIGGNSGNIAGAANGTIVTAGGISTLTIPVFVDVVVNTGLLVVDAIFSGQIVATAVVPEPSSFALAGLGLIALVPAVRRRLRKA, encoded by the coding sequence ATGGTTAAGTTCATCGCCGGCGTAGCCGGCATCTGCGCGCTGGCGACTTCTGGTCGCGCGATCGCAGCACCTGTGACTTACACAATCAATTCCGCGCTGAGCTCATTGCAGGTCAGCGTAGCCTCGCAGGGAACCCCCCTGACCTATGCCCAGTTCACGGGCAGCGACACGGCGAGCCTGAGTGGCGCGTTGGGTGTCGACACAACGGGTGGCAACATCTCGATCAGCTCGGCTCCGGGTTCGATCGCCTTCTCGTCGCAAAGCGGAATCTATCCGGATGCGGCTGGCGGAAATCCAGCGAACGGCACCACCAGCCCGTTGCCGGACCTCGCCCCGAATGACCCGAACGTCGGCAACACCCAGACCGCCAACTACGGCTTGGTCCTGGTTGTTCCGGCTGATCCGACCGACCCCACTCAGATTTATAATCTGAACACAGCCGCGATCGCCGGCTATGCCGCCATTGATTCGGCGCTGGCCAGCTTGAACGGCATGTCCGTCTTGACCGGTGGTACGTTTGACACCACGGGGCTGACCGTCAGCACCGACGCCGGTAACCTGGATTACAACTTGAACGCCGGTAACGGCGACTTCAACCCGCCGGATCAGAACTTCCAGACCGGCACTGCGTTCCAGAACGGCACGACGGGCATCGGTGGTAACAGCGGTAACATCGCTGGCGCCGCCAATGGCACGATCGTCACCGCCGGTGGCATCAGCACGTTGACTATCCCCGTTTTCGTGGACGTCGTCGTGAACACCGGCCTGCTCGTGGTCGACGCGATCTTCTCCGGACAGATCGTCGCCACGGCCGTTGTCCCCGAACCCAGCAGCTTTGCTCTGGCTGGTCTCGGCTTGATCGCTCTGGTGCCGGCTGTTCGCCGTCGCCTGCGTAAGGCCTAA
- a CDS encoding DEAD/DEAH box helicase, giving the protein MSTSEFLGTEPLEAAPVAAASLEDVAPFHPVIARWFRDRFGAPTEPQRLGWGSIAAGRHTLIAAPTGSGKTLAAFLWCLDRLFRQATAGELASETQVVYISPLKALSNDIHRNLEVPLAEIRAAAIEAGYCAPLIRAAVRTGDTPASERQAMLRHPPHILVTTPESLYLLLTSVRGREMLRGVRTVIVDEIHALARDKRGSHLALSLERLAELTGVQPTRIGLSATQRPIDEIAHFLVGASATSPSEPACTIVDVGHQRELDLAVDVPPGELAAVCSHECWGEVYSRLTELVNSHRSTLIFVNTRRLAERVSHHLIELLGEDAVAGHHGSMSRSMRFSAEERLKTGQLKAIVATASLEMGIDVGYLDLVCQIGSPRSIATFLQRVGRSGHSLGLIPKGRLFPLSRDELLECLAVVRAVRQGRLDAIEIPIAPLDILAQQIIAAVAADERDEGELYQLCRRAWPYRDLSREDFEKAVELVTQGADPKTGRGAHLHRDRMNGRLRPRRGARIAAITSGGAIPEVADYRVVTEDDGTFVGTLNEDFAIESQAGDVFQLGNMSWRIRYVRGGEVVVQDAHGAPASVPFWLGEAPGRTRELSAEVATLRTEVAARIEIPPGRPHESTGEFGVPRNDIDFSAAAAWLAAECGADDWTAVQAARYVAAQKAAIPAVPTQRQIVFERFFDESGGSQLVIHAPLGARINRAWGLAMRKRFCRSFDFELQASATDDGVLLSMGPQHSFPIDALFKMLNPQNGQALLEQALLVAPLFQTRWRWNATRALSILRYRGGKKVPPYLQRHRSDDLLASVFPQTVGCLENHSGDVEIPNHPLVNQTVYDCLHEAMDIDGWLDVLRGIAGGEVELVAADTREPSPFSHQIINANPYAFLDGAPLEERRTRAISVRRTLDIAAMRDLGWLDPDAIAQVRTEAQPLVRDVDELHDALIAQGVLLEQEGTAWNRWFAELVAAGRATRAHVPDCPPLWIATENWPLIAAALPTATIDHRPSLPPSVRQQWESAEALVHLVRGRLQVAGPITVAQMAHDLAQEAGRIEAALVALEAEGMAMRGRYTPPGARPRIADDLFAVDEKRPAPVEWCDRRLLARIHRLTLDRLRRQIQPVEPATYLRFLTEHQCLATDRRLTGVAGVREVIRQLQGFEMAAGVWERRILPLRVKDYDPAWLDQLAYSGELTWGRLRPYRPDDDGPVSRSRLTRVVPLSLMLRSDLGWLLPADRDDVVPPVRGNARAVLEALEGRGALFYHDLVAATGLLATHLDEALLELAQLGLIVSDGFAPLRVLAMRSKTAGRRTRRQRAHQTPRASQMANSGRWSLFPGSVALASADESLTHWAWQLLRRWGVIFRDLLTRETAAPSWGQLVPLLRRLEARGEIRGGRFISGVGGEQYATEEAIERLREMRDREPSADFLVVAGSDPLNLEGIVTSAERVAAKPTNSLALRDGQVVAALESGMIRYSGEFAPETAAELGRRLRRTG; this is encoded by the coding sequence GTGTCCACGAGCGAATTCCTAGGCACCGAGCCCTTAGAAGCCGCCCCAGTAGCAGCTGCGTCCCTGGAGGACGTGGCGCCGTTCCATCCCGTCATTGCCCGGTGGTTCCGCGACCGCTTCGGCGCTCCGACCGAACCGCAACGCCTCGGCTGGGGAAGTATTGCCGCCGGACGCCATACCCTGATCGCCGCCCCGACCGGCTCGGGCAAGACGTTGGCCGCCTTTCTGTGGTGTTTAGATCGGTTGTTTCGCCAGGCAACCGCCGGCGAGTTGGCCAGCGAGACGCAGGTCGTCTACATCTCGCCGTTAAAGGCCCTTTCGAACGACATCCATCGCAACCTCGAAGTACCGCTGGCCGAAATCCGTGCCGCGGCGATCGAGGCCGGCTACTGCGCCCCGCTGATTCGCGCGGCGGTCCGCACCGGCGACACGCCGGCTTCCGAGCGGCAGGCCATGCTGCGGCATCCGCCTCATATTCTGGTCACTACGCCCGAATCGCTCTATTTGCTGCTAACGAGCGTTCGCGGTCGCGAGATGTTGCGCGGCGTACGCACGGTAATCGTCGATGAAATTCACGCCCTGGCCCGCGACAAGCGTGGCAGCCATCTGGCGCTTTCGCTTGAACGGCTGGCCGAACTGACCGGAGTTCAGCCGACGCGGATCGGGCTATCGGCCACGCAGCGGCCGATCGACGAAATCGCGCATTTTCTCGTCGGCGCTTCGGCCACTTCTCCCAGCGAGCCGGCCTGCACGATCGTCGACGTCGGGCATCAGCGCGAGCTGGATCTGGCCGTTGACGTCCCGCCGGGCGAGTTGGCCGCCGTTTGTTCGCACGAGTGCTGGGGCGAAGTCTACAGCCGGCTGACCGAACTTGTTAATTCCCACCGCAGCACGCTGATCTTCGTCAATACGCGCCGCCTGGCCGAACGCGTCTCGCATCATCTGATCGAGCTATTAGGCGAAGACGCCGTGGCCGGGCATCACGGCAGCATGTCGCGCTCGATGAGATTCTCGGCCGAGGAACGGCTCAAAACCGGCCAACTGAAGGCCATCGTTGCCACGGCTTCGTTAGAGATGGGCATCGACGTCGGCTACCTCGACCTGGTTTGCCAGATCGGGTCGCCACGATCGATCGCGACTTTTCTGCAGCGCGTCGGCCGCTCGGGCCACTCGCTGGGCTTGATACCGAAGGGCCGGCTGTTCCCGCTGTCGCGCGACGAGTTGCTCGAATGCCTGGCCGTAGTGCGGGCGGTTCGCCAAGGCCGGCTCGACGCCATCGAAATTCCGATCGCGCCCTTGGATATTCTGGCCCAGCAGATTATCGCCGCCGTGGCAGCCGATGAACGGGACGAAGGCGAGCTGTATCAACTCTGTCGCCGGGCGTGGCCCTATCGCGACCTGTCGCGTGAGGATTTCGAGAAGGCCGTTGAGCTGGTCACCCAAGGGGCCGACCCGAAAACCGGCCGCGGCGCGCACCTGCATCGCGATCGCATGAACGGCCGTCTGCGCCCGCGGCGCGGCGCGCGGATCGCGGCCATTACTTCGGGGGGCGCCATTCCCGAGGTCGCCGATTATCGGGTTGTCACTGAGGACGACGGCACCTTCGTCGGCACGCTCAACGAAGACTTCGCCATTGAAAGCCAGGCGGGCGACGTGTTTCAACTGGGGAACATGTCCTGGCGAATTCGCTACGTGCGCGGCGGCGAGGTCGTCGTGCAGGACGCCCACGGCGCCCCGGCTTCGGTCCCGTTCTGGCTTGGTGAAGCGCCCGGCCGGACTCGCGAGCTCTCGGCCGAGGTGGCCACTTTGCGGACGGAAGTGGCGGCGCGGATCGAGATTCCGCCGGGCCGGCCGCACGAGTCGACCGGCGAATTCGGCGTGCCACGCAACGACATCGACTTCTCGGCCGCCGCGGCCTGGCTGGCCGCGGAGTGCGGGGCCGACGATTGGACCGCCGTGCAAGCCGCCCGCTATGTCGCGGCGCAAAAAGCCGCGATCCCAGCCGTTCCGACGCAGCGTCAGATCGTCTTCGAACGCTTCTTCGACGAATCGGGGGGAAGCCAGCTCGTCATTCACGCTCCGCTGGGCGCGCGCATCAATCGTGCCTGGGGACTGGCGATGCGCAAGCGATTTTGCCGCAGCTTCGATTTCGAGCTGCAGGCCAGCGCCACCGACGATGGCGTGCTGCTGTCGATGGGGCCGCAGCATAGTTTCCCGATCGACGCCCTGTTCAAGATGCTCAACCCGCAAAATGGGCAGGCGCTGCTCGAGCAGGCACTCTTGGTCGCGCCGCTCTTTCAAACCCGTTGGCGGTGGAATGCGACACGGGCTTTGTCGATCCTGCGCTATCGCGGCGGCAAAAAGGTGCCCCCGTATCTGCAGCGACATCGCTCGGACGATCTTTTGGCGTCCGTCTTTCCACAAACCGTCGGCTGCCTGGAAAACCATTCCGGCGACGTGGAAATTCCCAATCATCCCCTCGTCAACCAGACGGTTTATGACTGCCTGCACGAGGCGATGGATATCGATGGCTGGCTCGATGTGTTGCGCGGCATCGCCGGGGGCGAGGTCGAGTTGGTCGCGGCCGACACGCGCGAGCCTTCGCCGTTCTCGCACCAGATTATTAATGCCAACCCCTATGCTTTCCTCGACGGCGCGCCGCTCGAAGAGCGGCGCACGCGCGCGATTTCAGTGCGCCGCACTCTGGACATCGCCGCGATGCGCGATCTGGGTTGGCTCGATCCGGACGCGATTGCGCAGGTTCGCACGGAAGCACAACCGCTGGTGCGCGACGTCGACGAACTGCACGACGCGCTGATTGCCCAGGGGGTCCTGCTGGAGCAGGAAGGGACGGCTTGGAATCGCTGGTTCGCCGAGCTTGTGGCGGCCGGTCGGGCGACGCGCGCTCATGTACCAGATTGCCCACCGCTGTGGATCGCCACCGAGAACTGGCCCCTGATCGCGGCGGCGCTACCAACGGCGACGATCGATCATCGGCCATCCCTGCCCCCCTCGGTGCGGCAGCAGTGGGAATCCGCCGAAGCGCTTGTCCACCTGGTGCGTGGACGTTTGCAGGTCGCGGGTCCGATCACGGTTGCGCAAATGGCTCACGATCTGGCGCAAGAAGCCGGCCGCATCGAGGCTGCGCTCGTCGCCCTCGAAGCCGAGGGGATGGCCATGCGCGGGCGTTACACGCCGCCCGGCGCGCGGCCGCGTATTGCTGACGATCTATTCGCCGTCGATGAAAAACGTCCGGCTCCCGTGGAATGGTGCGATCGCCGGCTGCTGGCCCGCATCCATCGCCTCACGCTCGACCGCCTGCGTCGCCAGATTCAACCGGTCGAGCCTGCCACGTATCTGCGCTTTCTGACCGAGCATCAGTGCCTGGCGACGGACCGGCGTCTGACGGGCGTGGCCGGCGTGCGCGAAGTGATTCGGCAACTGCAGGGGTTCGAAATGGCGGCCGGCGTCTGGGAGCGGCGCATTCTGCCTTTGCGCGTGAAGGACTACGATCCGGCTTGGCTCGACCAATTGGCCTACTCGGGCGAATTGACGTGGGGCAGGTTGCGTCCCTATCGACCGGATGACGACGGTCCGGTCAGTCGCAGCCGGTTGACGCGCGTGGTTCCCCTTTCATTGATGTTGCGCAGCGATCTTGGCTGGCTGTTGCCGGCGGACCGCGATGACGTTGTGCCCCCGGTACGCGGCAACGCGCGCGCGGTGCTCGAAGCGCTCGAAGGGCGCGGCGCACTTTTCTATCACGATCTGGTCGCCGCGACCGGCTTGCTGGCCACGCATCTGGACGAGGCGCTGCTGGAGCTTGCGCAACTCGGTCTGATTGTGTCCGATGGTTTCGCGCCGTTGCGAGTTCTGGCCATGCGCTCAAAGACTGCGGGCCGCCGCACGCGCCGTCAGCGTGCGCATCAGACGCCGCGCGCCAGCCAGATGGCCAACTCCGGACGCTGGTCGTTGTTTCCCGGATCTGTCGCGCTTGCCAGCGCGGACGAATCGCTAACGCATTGGGCCTGGCAATTGTTGCGGCGGTGGGGCGTAATCTTTCGCGATCTGCTTACGCGCGAAACAGCCGCGCCGAGTTGGGGACAATTGGTGCCGCTATTGCGCCGACTGGAAGCGCGCGGCGAGATACGAGGTGGCAGATTCATCTCGGGTGTCGGTGGCGAACAATACGCCACGGAAGAGGCCATCGAACGTCTGCGCGAAATGCGCGATCGCGAGCCGTCGGCAGATTTTCTGGTCGTGGCCGGATCGGATCCCTTGAACCTCGAAGGAATTGTTACCTCGGCCGAGCGGGTGGCGGCCAAGCCGACGAATTCCCTGGCCTTGCGTGATGGGCAGGTCGTGGCCGCGCTGGAATCGGGCATGATCCGATATTCGGGGGAATTTGCCCCCGAGACAGCCGCAGAACTGGGACGCCGCCTGCGTCGCACCGGGTAA